In Flammeovirgaceae bacterium 311, one DNA window encodes the following:
- a CDS encoding sulfatase (COG3119 Arylsulfatase A and related enzymes) translates to MYENAFATAPVCAPARSTLITGVYPTAMGTQHMRSTYPIPDFIKFFPRYLREAGYYTTNNAKKDYNAPDQPEAWDESSEKATYMNRKPGQPFFAVFNINISHESSLHRPVDSLHHNPENVPVPPYHPQTPEFKYDWAKYYDKIEIMDKQVGDLLKELEEAGLAENTIVFYYSDHGGVLGRSKRFLYESGLHVPLIIRFPDKYRHLAPVAPGTKTDRIVTFADFAPTVLSLANIPAPDYMQGKAFLGTHQAEAYEYAFSFRGRMDERIDMVRSARDKKYRYIQNYMPHKIWGQYLDYLWKAPSMKSWEEAYRAGTLNEVQSRFWKAKPAEELYDAENDPHNIHNLAGNPDYQEVLERMRKANRQWLLETRDAGFIPEAMMLRIAEDTPLYEYARSGEYPLERIMETAEMASLGNPDKLPEIVQRLTDENAVVRYWAATACTILGQRAAAAAGTLKQLTNDPEVAVRIAAAEALYHLGEKELVLSALEKTLQHDNLMARVQALNVLETMGQDAAPVLQKVQALIAENPQDGSYDSNAAIRLSKKIQNQ, encoded by the coding sequence TTGTATGAAAATGCCTTTGCCACAGCACCAGTTTGTGCTCCGGCCAGGTCTACCCTGATAACAGGTGTATACCCTACAGCTATGGGCACACAGCACATGCGCAGCACCTATCCCATTCCCGATTTCATAAAGTTCTTTCCCAGATATTTAAGAGAAGCGGGTTATTATACCACAAACAACGCCAAGAAGGATTATAATGCACCCGACCAGCCTGAAGCCTGGGATGAATCGAGCGAAAAAGCAACCTACATGAATCGTAAGCCGGGGCAGCCATTTTTTGCAGTCTTCAACATAAATATATCCCACGAAAGCTCTCTTCACAGACCGGTAGACTCACTCCATCATAATCCCGAAAATGTACCTGTTCCCCCTTACCACCCCCAAACCCCGGAGTTTAAATATGATTGGGCAAAATATTATGATAAGATTGAAATAATGGACAAGCAGGTGGGGGACCTGCTGAAGGAGCTGGAAGAAGCAGGTCTGGCAGAGAATACTATTGTTTTCTACTATAGTGACCATGGAGGTGTGCTGGGCCGAAGCAAACGCTTTCTGTATGAATCCGGCTTACATGTTCCGCTCATCATTCGTTTTCCTGATAAGTACAGGCACCTGGCGCCAGTTGCCCCGGGCACAAAAACAGACAGGATTGTAACCTTTGCAGATTTTGCCCCTACGGTATTAAGTCTGGCCAATATTCCGGCTCCGGACTATATGCAGGGCAAAGCCTTTTTAGGAACCCATCAGGCCGAAGCCTATGAGTATGCTTTCAGCTTTAGGGGCAGGATGGATGAGCGAATTGATATGGTGCGCTCTGCCAGGGATAAGAAATACCGTTACATTCAGAATTACATGCCCCACAAGATATGGGGACAGTACCTGGATTATTTGTGGAAGGCACCCTCTATGAAATCCTGGGAGGAGGCTTACAGGGCCGGTACATTAAACGAAGTGCAGTCAAGGTTCTGGAAAGCTAAGCCTGCAGAAGAACTGTATGATGCAGAGAACGATCCTCACAACATACACAATCTGGCCGGTAATCCGGATTACCAGGAAGTGCTTGAGCGCATGAGAAAGGCAAACCGGCAATGGTTGCTGGAAACAAGAGATGCAGGCTTTATTCCTGAAGCCATGATGCTCCGGATTGCAGAAGATACACCCCTCTATGAATATGCCAGGAGTGGTGAATACCCGCTGGAGCGGATCATGGAAACTGCTGAGATGGCTTCTCTTGGAAATCCCGATAAGCTTCCCGAAATTGTACAAAGGCTAACTGATGAAAATGCCGTGGTACGATACTGGGCTGCAACAGCCTGTACCATCCTTGGTCAGCGTGCAGCTGCAGCAGCGGGAACGTTAAAGCAATTAACAAACGATCCGGAGGTGGCTGTGAGGATAGCTGCGGCAGAGGCATTGTATCATTTGGGGGAGAAAGAGCTTGTCCTGTCTGCGCTTGAAAAGACCCTGCAGCATGATAATTTAATGGCGCGTGTACAGGCACTCAATGTGCTGGAAACAATGGGACAGGATGCTGCACCTGTACTGCAGAAAGTGCAGGCCTTGATAGCGGAAAACCCGCAGGATGGAAGTTATGATTCGAATGCAGCCATAAGGCTGTCAAAGAAGATTCAGAATCAATAA
- a CDS encoding PQQ-dependent enzyme (COG4993 Glucose dehydrogenase), whose translation MNSTFRYLSLASLIFASSCYPQAEPAKEAGTDWPVYLGGNSGAQYSPLDQINRDNIDKLQVAWEFHSEDSAPLHERSQIQCNPLVIDGILYGTSPTLKVFALNAATGEKKWIFNPSNNVDFGLNANRGISYWRDGEDERILFTAGAELICLNARTGEPVAGFGQHGRASLKEGLGTRAQELFVVSTSPGIVFEDKLIIGSRVSEGADAAPGFIRAFNVRTGALEWTFRTIPGPGEFGYETWPKDAHLYIGGANSWSGMSLDTKRRIVFAATGSASFDFWGGNRKGENLFANSVLALDAETGKRVWHYQTVHHDLWDRDLPAPPTLVQVKHNGEMVDAVAQTTKSGFIFLLDRDTGKPLFPVEERAVPASDLQGEEAWPTQPFPLKPAPFTRQSFSREDITDISAESHEYVSEILAKVRTGRPFIPPSEQGTIIFPGFDGGAEWGGAAFDPQEGLLYVNANEMPWIHTMVPTSKNQGKAVNLGETIYLSTCAMCHGPELLGDPTGTYPALKDINRKYKKDEVLQIVNNGRGFMPAFKHIDQEKKEALVNYIMGLGNDPLDAHEIGMEANEAALPYTHTGYNRFLDKDGYPAIKPPWGTLTAIDLNEGAIKWQVPLGEFEELTKKGISKTGTENYGGPVVTAGGLIFIGASKDEYFRAFDKNTGEELWKYKLPAGGYATPSVYQVNGKQYVTIACGGGKMKTKSDDRYITFTLKN comes from the coding sequence ATGAATTCTACTTTCAGATATTTAAGCCTCGCTTCTTTGATATTTGCATCCAGTTGCTACCCGCAAGCTGAACCAGCAAAAGAAGCAGGTACTGACTGGCCGGTTTACCTGGGGGGTAATAGTGGTGCACAGTATTCTCCACTGGATCAAATCAATAGAGATAACATAGATAAGCTGCAGGTGGCCTGGGAGTTTCATTCTGAGGATTCCGCGCCGCTGCATGAGCGCTCGCAAATCCAATGCAATCCCCTGGTGATTGATGGTATTTTATATGGCACTTCGCCAACCCTGAAGGTCTTTGCGCTTAATGCAGCAACAGGTGAAAAAAAATGGATATTTAATCCAAGCAATAATGTAGACTTTGGCCTGAATGCAAACCGCGGCATAAGTTACTGGCGCGATGGAGAAGATGAAAGAATCTTGTTTACCGCAGGGGCAGAGCTTATTTGTTTAAATGCCAGAACTGGAGAGCCGGTAGCAGGTTTTGGCCAGCATGGCAGAGCTTCTCTAAAAGAAGGTTTGGGAACCAGGGCACAGGAGCTTTTTGTGGTCTCAACATCTCCTGGTATTGTCTTCGAGGACAAATTAATTATAGGATCCAGGGTGTCAGAAGGGGCAGATGCTGCTCCGGGCTTTATCCGCGCCTTCAATGTGCGAACAGGGGCCCTTGAATGGACCTTTCGTACCATACCAGGACCAGGTGAATTTGGTTATGAAACATGGCCAAAGGATGCTCATTTATACATAGGGGGTGCAAATTCCTGGTCGGGCATGAGCCTGGATACAAAAAGACGTATAGTTTTTGCCGCTACAGGATCGGCCTCTTTTGATTTCTGGGGAGGCAACCGCAAAGGCGAAAATTTATTTGCAAACAGTGTACTTGCGCTTGATGCAGAAACAGGGAAAAGGGTATGGCATTATCAAACCGTTCATCACGACCTCTGGGACCGGGATTTACCAGCGCCGCCTACTCTAGTGCAAGTGAAACATAATGGTGAAATGGTTGATGCGGTGGCTCAGACCACAAAATCAGGTTTTATATTTCTATTAGACAGAGATACAGGCAAGCCACTTTTTCCAGTGGAGGAAAGAGCAGTTCCTGCATCAGATTTACAGGGAGAGGAGGCATGGCCTACACAGCCTTTTCCTTTGAAGCCAGCGCCATTTACACGTCAGTCATTTTCAAGAGAAGATATCACCGATATCTCTGCAGAGTCGCATGAGTATGTATCTGAAATATTGGCAAAGGTTCGCACAGGCCGGCCCTTCATACCGCCAAGTGAACAGGGAACAATCATTTTTCCCGGATTTGATGGCGGGGCAGAATGGGGCGGTGCGGCCTTCGATCCACAGGAAGGTTTGCTTTATGTAAATGCCAATGAAATGCCCTGGATTCATACCATGGTACCAACCAGCAAGAATCAGGGCAAAGCTGTTAACCTGGGCGAAACCATCTACCTCTCCACCTGTGCCATGTGCCATGGTCCCGAACTTTTGGGAGATCCTACCGGAACCTATCCTGCCCTGAAAGATATCAATCGTAAATATAAAAAGGACGAAGTTTTGCAGATCGTAAACAACGGCAGAGGCTTTATGCCAGCTTTTAAGCATATCGATCAGGAGAAAAAAGAAGCGCTTGTGAATTACATTATGGGTTTGGGTAATGACCCGCTGGATGCTCATGAAATAGGCATGGAAGCCAACGAAGCTGCATTGCCCTACACGCACACAGGTTATAACAGGTTTCTGGATAAGGATGGATATCCGGCTATCAAACCTCCCTGGGGAACTCTTACTGCCATCGATTTGAACGAAGGTGCTATAAAATGGCAGGTGCCCCTGGGTGAATTTGAGGAGCTAACCAAAAAGGGGATCAGCAAAACAGGAACGGAAAATTATGGCGGCCCTGTGGTTACTGCCGGAGGCTTGATTTTTATTGGTGCTTCAAAAGATGAATATTTCAGAGCATTCGACAAAAACACGGGTGAAGAACTCTGGAAATATAAACTGCCTGCCGGAGGGTATGCTACCCCAAGTGTGTATCAGGTAAATGGCAAACAGTATGTAACGATTGCCTGTGGAGGCGGCAAGATGAAAACAAAATCTGACGACAGGTACATTACTTTTACTTTGAAAAATTAA
- a CDS encoding alpha-L-rhamnosidase: protein MTHPDVEKGSFSVLHFRNFFTTQEQSIKINISADIRYKLYLNGEYIGQGPANNDLRHYSYDSYALSEHLVKGENLLAVEVWSFGEMNPARFESERARLIVMSETAGMESLNTGSGNWKVTESKAYASTHRGKDFQFEGYYAMGGGELINAAEYLWGWNLPTHDDKSWYKPVTLSQGTPYGYAHNNGEAYISLSPRTIPMMDESPENRPQLRQVKGMPAAGATQNWDAAKPMLIPEKSEVTFLFDQAYLTKGHPFFAFSQGKGAVVEITYAENLFYPDGTKGNRNEIEGKEIRGLKDRYILDGGQGRIFSPLLNRTWRYIEVKIKTGLEPLQWVGYSARKFIYPFNQTASFQSGVKLHNQILEAGWRTAKLCADETYMDTPYYEQLQYIGDTRIQALISLYYSGDDRLMRNAIHQFSNSITDEGITQSRFPSNIIQYIPPYSLFMINMLHDYHMHRNDDAFTGEYVEKMSSILFWFEKQLREDMLLGAMPWWSYVDVTKDWKGGSPPAFSEGGSIVLTLQFIYALQEAVSLYKYHGKYDLANHFEQLSAQLQEAVKQKGFDSQRGLFADTPEKKQFSQHANIFAILTNTAAKEAQSDLFHRIITDTSLTQANVYFQFYLIRAAQRSGNGSFFTNNLSMWEGMLNEGLTTYAEHLHRTRSDCHAWSATPNYEFFNTVLGIQPYAPHFEEVLIEPNPGNLNNVKGKIPHPKGEIGVSLSSVQKNMRVEINLPPETTGVFKWKNKEYPLVTGINKFRISDLHN, encoded by the coding sequence GTGACTCATCCTGATGTGGAAAAAGGCTCTTTTTCAGTATTACATTTCAGGAATTTCTTTACCACGCAGGAGCAAAGCATAAAAATAAATATATCGGCAGATATTAGGTATAAGCTTTACCTGAACGGTGAATATATTGGTCAGGGGCCGGCTAATAATGACCTAAGGCATTATAGTTACGACAGCTATGCGCTATCAGAACACCTGGTAAAAGGAGAGAACCTGCTTGCTGTGGAGGTGTGGAGTTTTGGGGAAATGAACCCGGCGCGCTTTGAATCTGAAAGAGCAAGGCTCATTGTAATGTCAGAAACCGCGGGCATGGAAAGCCTGAACACCGGATCCGGTAACTGGAAAGTCACTGAAAGTAAAGCATACGCTTCAACCCATAGAGGTAAGGACTTTCAGTTTGAAGGCTATTATGCCATGGGTGGAGGAGAGCTTATTAATGCTGCAGAATACCTGTGGGGCTGGAATCTACCTACCCATGACGATAAATCCTGGTACAAGCCTGTAACCCTCTCTCAGGGAACACCCTATGGGTATGCCCATAATAATGGTGAGGCATACATCAGTCTTTCGCCAAGAACCATTCCTATGATGGATGAATCTCCGGAGAACCGTCCACAACTACGTCAGGTAAAAGGTATGCCAGCTGCCGGGGCAACACAAAACTGGGATGCAGCAAAACCAATGCTGATTCCTGAAAAGAGTGAGGTAACATTTTTATTTGACCAGGCCTACCTAACAAAAGGACATCCGTTTTTTGCTTTCTCACAAGGCAAAGGCGCAGTTGTTGAGATAACGTATGCTGAGAATCTTTTTTACCCAGATGGAACAAAGGGTAACCGCAACGAAATTGAAGGCAAGGAAATAAGGGGCTTAAAGGATCGGTACATTTTGGATGGGGGCCAGGGTAGAATCTTTTCTCCTTTGCTTAACCGTACCTGGAGGTACATAGAAGTAAAGATCAAAACAGGGCTGGAGCCCCTGCAGTGGGTTGGCTATAGTGCCCGTAAGTTTATCTATCCCTTCAATCAAACTGCCTCATTTCAATCAGGTGTTAAATTACATAATCAGATTTTAGAGGCTGGCTGGCGTACTGCTAAATTATGTGCCGACGAGACATATATGGATACACCCTATTACGAGCAGTTGCAGTACATTGGGGATACCCGTATTCAGGCGCTGATATCACTCTATTATTCTGGCGACGACCGCCTGATGCGGAATGCCATTCATCAATTCTCCAATTCAATCACTGATGAAGGGATCACACAAAGCCGTTTTCCATCAAACATCATACAGTACATTCCTCCCTATTCATTGTTCATGATCAACATGTTGCATGATTATCACATGCACCGTAACGATGATGCTTTCACCGGAGAGTACGTTGAAAAAATGTCTTCCATCCTGTTCTGGTTTGAAAAACAGCTTAGAGAAGATATGCTGCTGGGCGCTATGCCCTGGTGGTCTTATGTAGATGTGACCAAAGATTGGAAGGGAGGGTCGCCGCCTGCTTTTTCAGAGGGAGGATCTATTGTACTAACCTTACAGTTTATTTATGCCCTTCAGGAGGCAGTGTCTTTGTACAAATATCATGGCAAGTATGATCTGGCAAACCATTTTGAACAGTTGTCTGCCCAATTACAGGAGGCAGTAAAGCAGAAAGGCTTCGACAGCCAAAGAGGTCTTTTTGCAGATACGCCAGAGAAAAAGCAGTTCAGCCAGCATGCTAATATTTTTGCCATCCTGACAAATACTGCTGCAAAAGAAGCACAGTCAGATCTTTTTCACCGCATTATCACAGATACTTCCCTGACTCAGGCAAATGTTTATTTTCAGTTTTATCTGATACGTGCTGCCCAAAGATCGGGGAATGGCAGCTTCTTTACAAATAATCTGAGTATGTGGGAGGGCATGCTTAATGAGGGCCTGACCACTTATGCAGAGCATTTGCACAGAACACGATCTGACTGCCATGCCTGGAGTGCTACCCCAAACTATGAATTCTTCAATACGGTATTAGGTATTCAGCCATACGCGCCACATTTCGAAGAAGTGCTGATAGAGCCAAATCCCGGTAACCTGAATAATGTAAAAGGCAAAATTCCTCATCCTAAAGGTGAGATAGGGGTTTCGTTAAGTTCAGTCCAAAAGAACATGCGGGTTGAGATTAATCTTCCCCCTGAAACTACCGGAGTATTCAAATGGAAAAACAAAGAATATCCACTGGTAACAGGTATCAATAAGTTCAGGATTTCTGACTTGCATAACTAG
- a CDS encoding putative transcriptional regulator (COG1167 Transcriptional regulators containing a DNA-binding HTH domain and an aminotransferase domain (MocR family) and their eukaryotic orthologs), which yields MPMYKQIVWEIKNKIEKGHFHFNDKLPSINNLSAGYNLSRDTVEKAYTLLNKEGVVESVKRRGYFVKNANPISKVQIMLLFDQLSDNKRAVYNSIIEELKEVADVYLYVYQADIDTFNKLIIENLHRYHYYMVVPHFRNEERKLVKRALQILPKEKLILLDRKLDYYDNCLGNIYQDFENDVYETLQENISLVNKYKKLTLVFPEGSPFTYPEGILSGFVKLCKANGIKYEVISEINEQFAIVKGEAIITIEDNDLVKAIKQLKLTDFKLGEDFGILSYNDRPLKEVLYEGISVITANFVEMGKEAARMIKEKKGSLTRNSFMLIRRNSF from the coding sequence ATGCCCATGTACAAGCAGATTGTATGGGAAATAAAAAATAAAATTGAAAAGGGGCACTTCCATTTTAATGACAAACTGCCTTCTATAAACAACTTAAGTGCAGGATACAATCTTTCAAGAGATACCGTAGAAAAGGCCTATACTTTGTTAAACAAAGAAGGTGTAGTAGAATCAGTGAAGAGGAGAGGCTATTTTGTAAAGAATGCGAATCCTATATCCAAAGTGCAGATCATGCTCTTATTTGATCAGCTTAGCGATAACAAACGTGCCGTTTATAACTCAATCATTGAAGAGTTAAAGGAAGTTGCAGATGTTTATTTGTATGTATATCAGGCAGACATTGACACCTTCAACAAACTGATTATTGAAAACCTGCACCGCTACCATTACTACATGGTGGTGCCCCACTTTCGCAACGAAGAAAGAAAGCTGGTAAAGAGAGCTCTGCAAATCCTCCCAAAAGAGAAACTAATCCTTTTAGACAGAAAACTGGATTATTACGATAATTGCCTTGGAAATATATATCAGGATTTCGAAAATGATGTTTATGAAACACTTCAGGAGAACATAAGCCTGGTTAATAAATATAAAAAGCTAACGCTGGTGTTCCCAGAAGGCTCCCCGTTTACTTACCCCGAAGGTATACTGAGCGGTTTCGTGAAGCTATGCAAAGCCAATGGAATCAAATATGAGGTGATTTCAGAAATTAATGAGCAATTCGCGATAGTAAAAGGTGAAGCCATCATTACTATTGAGGACAATGATCTGGTTAAGGCCATCAAACAACTCAAGCTGACCGATTTTAAACTAGGGGAAGATTTTGGCATTCTGTCTTACAATGACAGACCTTTAAAAGAGGTATTATACGAGGGTATTAGTGTGATTACCGCCAATTTTGTAGAGATGGGTAAAGAAGCCGCTCGTATGATCAAGGAGAAAAAAGGCAGCTTAACCCGGAACAGCTTTATGTTGATCAGAAGAAATTCTTTTTAA
- a CDS encoding glycoside hydrolase family protein (COG3405 Endoglucanase Y) produces the protein MIIFKKALAMRKFNNMAVLCLIFLGMSGYSYAQKSSAGNGSVTNIKLSDGSGAYATKKYRNLFKEAGYSEDEINHKIEGAFLQLFHGDSASQSLYYSVGSNSDGAMAYILDVFHNDIRSEGMSYGMMISVQLDKKEEFDALWNYALSYMYISDPAHPSEGYFAWSLKRDGTPNSETPAPDGEEYFVMALYFASARWGDGEGRYNYKAWADKILTAMRHHPVKTGPTIKGNKTVGPMVNEKHKMILFVPQPHRDFTDPSYHLPHFYELWARQGPEGDRAFWAAAADTSRSFFHKTTHPKTGLAPDYAHYDGKPVVNHSNKNAKHFAYDSWRTAMNWSVDWAWWQKDPCQQELSNKIQSFFYSQGIESYGGIYTLEGEMINKGHPPGLVGTNATASLAATHPIAAEFVKALWKQAVPSGNIRYYEGLLYLMSLMHCSGNFRIYTPN, from the coding sequence GTGATCATTTTCAAAAAAGCATTAGCTATGCGCAAGTTTAACAATATGGCAGTACTCTGCCTGATATTCCTTGGAATGTCTGGTTATTCATATGCGCAAAAAAGCAGTGCTGGCAATGGATCTGTAACGAATATTAAATTAAGTGATGGCAGTGGAGCGTATGCCACAAAAAAGTATCGCAACCTTTTTAAGGAAGCCGGCTATTCTGAAGATGAGATAAACCATAAAATAGAGGGTGCATTTCTGCAGTTGTTTCATGGAGACTCTGCTTCGCAGTCCCTCTATTATTCTGTGGGTAGTAATTCCGATGGTGCAATGGCCTACATTCTTGATGTTTTCCATAACGACATCAGAAGTGAAGGGATGTCGTACGGCATGATGATTTCTGTACAGCTTGATAAAAAGGAGGAGTTTGATGCCCTCTGGAATTACGCCCTGAGCTACATGTACATAAGTGATCCTGCCCACCCCTCAGAAGGCTATTTTGCATGGTCTTTAAAAAGAGATGGAACACCAAATTCCGAAACGCCTGCTCCTGACGGGGAGGAATATTTTGTAATGGCACTCTATTTTGCATCGGCCCGCTGGGGAGATGGTGAAGGACGCTACAACTACAAAGCCTGGGCTGATAAGATTTTGACTGCAATGCGGCATCATCCGGTAAAAACCGGACCAACCATCAAGGGCAATAAAACGGTAGGCCCAATGGTAAACGAAAAGCATAAGATGATTCTTTTTGTGCCCCAGCCCCATCGGGATTTTACTGACCCCTCTTATCATTTACCACATTTTTACGAGCTTTGGGCCCGCCAGGGTCCGGAAGGAGACCGGGCTTTCTGGGCTGCCGCTGCCGATACCAGCCGCAGCTTCTTTCACAAAACAACCCATCCAAAAACAGGCCTGGCACCTGATTATGCACACTACGATGGCAAGCCCGTTGTGAATCATTCAAATAAAAACGCCAAACACTTTGCCTACGACTCCTGGCGTACCGCCATGAACTGGAGTGTGGATTGGGCATGGTGGCAAAAAGACCCCTGCCAGCAGGAGCTTAGCAATAAAATCCAATCTTTCTTCTATTCGCAGGGAATTGAAAGCTATGGCGGTATCTATACCCTGGAGGGAGAAATGATAAACAAGGGCCATCCACCAGGACTGGTAGGAACAAACGCTACTGCCAGCCTTGCCGCCACGCACCCTATTGCCGCGGAGTTTGTAAAGGCCCTTTGGAAACAAGCTGTGCCCAGCGGAAATATACGCTATTATGAGGGGCTCCTCTACCTGATGAGTTTAATGCACTGCAGTGGTAACTTCCGGATTTACACACCCAATTAA
- a CDS encoding glycoside hydrolase family 43 (COG3507 Beta-xylosidase), whose protein sequence is MLFSTFLITSCSIQTEQQQELSEEVESAGNPVVEGWYADPEAAIFDDTYWIFPTYSARFENQVFFDAFSSKDLVNWQKHERIIDTTEVKWAHKAMWAPSVVKKDSLYYLFFGANDLLIPERKSWNPEVNSLDDIGGIGVAVASRPEGPYKDYLQKPLIGKVYNGAQPIDQFVYQDLDGQYYMFYGGWGHCNVVKLAPDFRSLIPFEDGSLAKEITPEGYVEGPVLFHRNGWYYLMWSEGNWSDHTYQVAYGRSKSVMGPFNKEAIVLTADTTVATGAGHHSVINIPDTDDWYMVYHRRPVPNEDRDHRVTCIDRMYFDEEGDILPVKMTFEGVARRELTTRNSGKTAGR, encoded by the coding sequence TTGCTGTTTAGCACCTTCTTAATAACTAGCTGCTCTATTCAAACAGAACAGCAGCAGGAACTTAGCGAGGAGGTGGAAAGCGCGGGAAATCCGGTAGTGGAGGGGTGGTATGCCGACCCGGAAGCAGCTATTTTTGACGATACCTACTGGATCTTTCCTACCTACTCTGCCCGCTTTGAAAACCAGGTATTTTTTGATGCTTTTTCTTCCAAAGACCTGGTAAACTGGCAGAAGCATGAGCGTATTATCGATACCACAGAAGTAAAGTGGGCACACAAAGCCATGTGGGCACCTTCTGTAGTAAAGAAAGACAGCCTGTATTACCTGTTCTTTGGCGCTAACGACCTGCTAATCCCCGAAAGAAAATCATGGAATCCTGAGGTTAACAGCCTTGATGATATAGGTGGCATAGGCGTAGCGGTAGCCAGCAGGCCCGAGGGTCCGTACAAAGATTACCTGCAAAAGCCGCTGATCGGCAAAGTGTACAATGGGGCACAGCCCATCGACCAGTTTGTTTACCAGGACCTGGACGGACAGTATTATATGTTCTATGGAGGCTGGGGACATTGTAATGTAGTAAAGCTGGCCCCTGATTTCAGAAGCCTTATTCCTTTCGAAGATGGAAGCCTGGCAAAAGAGATTACCCCCGAGGGTTATGTAGAGGGACCAGTACTTTTCCATAGAAATGGATGGTACTACCTGATGTGGTCCGAAGGGAACTGGAGCGATCATACCTACCAGGTGGCTTATGGAAGGTCAAAATCAGTTATGGGTCCATTCAATAAGGAAGCCATTGTTTTAACAGCCGACACCACAGTAGCCACCGGCGCAGGGCATCATTCTGTGATCAATATTCCGGATACCGACGACTGGTATATGGTTTACCACAGAAGGCCTGTTCCCAACGAAGACCGCGACCACCGTGTCACCTGCATCGACAGAATGTACTTTGACGAGGAAGGGGATATCCTGCCCGTAAAAATGACATTTGAAGGGGTAGCACGCAGAGAATTAACCACCCGAAACTCCGGGAAAACAGCTGGCAGGTAG